A part of Streptomyces sp. NBC_01235 genomic DNA contains:
- a CDS encoding ABC transporter permease produces the protein MAATQVIRSEWTKIRSVASTVWTLSLAVVVTLALGMLISALSKNDFDNMSRDDRLSFDPTFISFAGMSLGQLAMIVFGVLVVSNEYSTGMIRTSLAAVPQRATFLFSKIAVAAGLCLAVGLVTSFVTFFLGQAMLGSHKASIGDSGVLRAVIGGGLYMTLIAVFSMGVATMLRSPMLSLGILMPFFFLISNILGNVSATKKIGRYLPDQAGSKIMQVVTPIDDDTPYGPWGGLAIMALWVVAALAGGYLLLKKRDA, from the coding sequence ATGGCGGCGACCCAGGTCATCCGGTCCGAATGGACCAAGATCCGGTCGGTGGCCTCCACCGTGTGGACCCTCTCCCTCGCGGTGGTCGTCACCCTCGCCCTCGGCATGCTGATCTCGGCGCTGTCGAAGAACGACTTCGACAACATGAGCCGCGACGACCGGCTATCCTTCGACCCCACGTTCATCAGCTTCGCCGGGATGAGTCTCGGTCAGCTCGCGATGATCGTGTTCGGGGTGCTGGTCGTGTCGAACGAGTACAGCACCGGCATGATCCGCACCTCGCTGGCCGCCGTACCGCAGCGCGCCACCTTCCTGTTCAGCAAGATCGCGGTGGCCGCCGGGCTGTGTCTCGCCGTGGGGCTCGTCACCAGTTTCGTCACGTTCTTCCTCGGGCAGGCCATGCTCGGCTCCCACAAGGCGTCGATCGGGGACAGCGGCGTGCTGCGGGCGGTCATCGGTGGCGGCCTGTACATGACGCTCATCGCCGTGTTCTCGATGGGCGTGGCCACGATGCTGCGCTCGCCGATGCTGTCGCTGGGCATCCTGATGCCGTTCTTCTTCCTGATCTCCAACATCCTCGGCAACGTCTCCGCGACGAAGAAGATCGGCCGGTACCTGCCCGACCAGGCGGGCAGCAAGATCATGCAGGTGGTCACGCCGATCGACGACGACACGCCGTACGGCCCCTGGGGCGGGCTCGCCATCATGGCGCTGTGGGTGGTCGCCGCGCTCGCGGGCGGCTACCTCCTGCTGAAAAAGCGCGACGCGTAA
- a CDS encoding ABC transporter ATP-binding protein yields the protein MIELEGLTKRYGEKVAVNNLTFTVRPGIVTGFLGPNGAGKSTTMRMMLGLDRPTAGDVRIDGQHYDRLKDPFKYIGALLDAKAMHGGRSAFNHLLCLAQSNGIPKSRVHEVLDTVGLTAVARKKAKGFSLGMGQRLGIAGALLGDPRILMFDEPVNGLDPEGIHWIRNLMKSLAAQGRTVFVSSHLMSEMALTADHLVVIGQGRLLADTSMADFIAQNSRSYVRIRTPQRELLLDVLQGAGITVVETGSGVLEVDGSKSELIGELAALHQIVLHELSPQQASLEEAFMQLTAESVEYHAHADTPTPQLEVPPDEVWGRNNDWTRS from the coding sequence ATGATCGAGCTCGAGGGCCTGACGAAGCGGTACGGCGAGAAAGTGGCGGTCAACAACCTCACCTTCACCGTCAGACCCGGCATCGTCACGGGCTTCCTCGGTCCCAACGGCGCCGGGAAGTCCACCACCATGCGGATGATGCTCGGCCTCGACCGGCCGACCGCCGGGGACGTGCGGATCGACGGGCAGCACTACGACCGGCTCAAGGATCCCTTCAAGTACATCGGCGCCCTGCTGGACGCCAAGGCCATGCACGGCGGGCGCAGCGCCTTCAACCATCTGCTGTGCCTGGCGCAGAGCAACGGCATCCCGAAGAGCCGGGTTCACGAGGTGCTGGACACCGTCGGGCTCACCGCCGTCGCGAGGAAGAAGGCCAAGGGGTTCTCGCTGGGCATGGGACAGCGGCTCGGCATCGCGGGCGCGCTCCTCGGCGACCCCCGGATCCTGATGTTCGACGAGCCGGTCAACGGGCTCGACCCCGAGGGCATCCACTGGATCCGCAACCTGATGAAGTCCCTCGCGGCGCAGGGGCGGACCGTGTTCGTCTCCTCCCACCTCATGAGCGAGATGGCGCTGACCGCCGACCACCTCGTCGTCATCGGCCAGGGCCGGCTGCTCGCCGACACCTCCATGGCCGACTTCATCGCGCAGAACTCGCGGTCCTACGTCCGCATCCGCACCCCCCAGCGCGAGTTGCTTCTCGACGTGCTGCAAGGCGCCGGGATCACGGTCGTCGAGACGGGCAGCGGGGTGCTGGAGGTGGACGGCAGCAAGTCCGAGCTCATCGGGGAACTGGCCGCGCTGCACCAGATCGTGCTGCACGAACTGAGCCCCCAGCAGGCCTCCCTGGAGGAGGCGTTCATGCAGCTGACCGCGGAGTCGGTGGAGTACCACGCGCACGCGGACACGCCCACGCCTCAGCTGGAGGTGCCCCCGGACGAAGTCTGGGGGAGGAACAACGACTGGACGAGGAGCTGA
- a CDS encoding cellulose-binding protein: MSDTSPYGFELVRRGYDRAQVDERISKLVSDRDSALARITALEKRIEELHLETQNAQAQVSDAEPSYAGLGARVEKILRLAEEEAKDLREEARRASEQHRELAESAAQQVRNDAESFAADRKAKAEDEGVRIVEKAKSEASQLRQEAQKDAQSKREEADALFEETRAKAAQAAADFETNLAKRREQSERDLASRQQKAEKRLAEIEHRAEQLRLEAEKLRTDAERRARQTVETAQRQAEDIVADANAKADRIRSESERELAALTNRRDSINAQLTNVREMLATLTGAAVAAAGTPSTDDEPISRGVPAQQTR; encoded by the coding sequence ATGAGCGACACTTCCCCCTACGGCTTCGAGCTTGTGCGGCGTGGGTACGACCGCGCTCAGGTGGACGAACGCATCTCGAAGCTCGTCTCCGACCGTGACAGCGCTCTGGCCCGTATCACTGCTCTGGAAAAGCGCATCGAGGAGCTCCACCTCGAAACGCAGAACGCCCAGGCCCAGGTAAGCGACGCCGAGCCGTCGTACGCCGGTCTCGGCGCGCGCGTCGAGAAGATCCTCCGCCTCGCCGAGGAAGAGGCCAAGGATCTGCGCGAGGAGGCCCGTCGCGCGTCCGAGCAGCACCGTGAGCTCGCCGAGTCGGCGGCCCAGCAGGTGCGCAACGACGCAGAATCGTTCGCTGCGGACCGCAAGGCCAAGGCCGAGGACGAGGGCGTCCGGATCGTCGAGAAGGCCAAGAGCGAAGCGTCCCAGCTGCGCCAGGAGGCGCAGAAGGACGCGCAGTCGAAGCGTGAGGAGGCCGACGCCCTCTTCGAGGAGACCCGCGCCAAGGCCGCGCAGGCCGCTGCCGACTTCGAGACCAACCTCGCCAAGCGCCGCGAGCAGTCGGAGCGCGACCTGGCGTCCCGTCAGCAGAAGGCGGAGAAGCGTCTCGCGGAGATCGAGCACCGCGCGGAGCAGCTGCGTCTGGAGGCCGAGAAGCTGCGCACCGACGCCGAGCGTCGCGCCCGTCAGACCGTCGAGACGGCGCAGCGCCAGGCCGAGGACATCGTGGCCGACGCCAACGCCAAGGCGGACCGCATCCGGTCGGAATCCGAGCGCGAGCTGGCGGCCCTCACCAACCGTCGCGACTCGATCAACGCTCAGCTGACGAACGTCCGCGAGATGCTCGCCACCCTGACCGGCGCCGCGGTGGCCGCGGCCGGCACGCCGTCCACGGACGACGAGCCGATCTCCCGCGGGGTTCCGGCGCAGCAGACCCGGTAG